The Primulina eburnea isolate SZY01 chromosome 18, ASM2296580v1, whole genome shotgun sequence genome segment GTTCTGTTGTTGCAGTAGAAACAGGAAGAGTTAAAACAAGACGAATCGATCTGTCAATTAAATGATAATATTGTGTCTTTTCATTCTCTACTAATCGTCGACATAATTCAGAAATGGTAGAGATATTCTGAAACCTTTCGtgatgaattatatcaaacttatAATGCTCCAACTGACTTCTCAAATAATGTAGTTCTTGTCCACTGAAATCATTGGGATAGAATTTCTCTGCAAGCTTGTAAATATCTTCAATATTAAACAACTTAAAGTTGTCTCGAGGTTCCAAAGCAGAGCTAAGTCTAAGAAGTTCTACAGCTCCATCATTGAATCTGTTATTGAGTACTTCTTCAACTTGAAAATCTATTGCATCATGAAATACATCAAAACGATAATGGTGCTCAAATGTAATAGAATTTCTTTGATGGCACGAACGTCCTGTAGCAGATCGATAACAAGCATTCATATCTGGTATCTCAATGCCATTATTTTCACAAACTGATTGCACGATCATTAGAAGAATATCATAACCTTCTGCTCTCAAAGTATGAAGTAAAGCTTTTGTGGTGGAGACAA includes the following:
- the LOC140819205 gene encoding uncharacterized protein, which gives rise to MGITDLLCRALQEKSLDILNSMDFVSTTKALLHTLRAEGYDILLMIVQSVCENNGIEIPDMNACYRSATGRSCHQRNSITFEHHYRFDVFHDAIDFQVEEVLNNRFNDGAVELLRLSSALEPRDNFKLFNIEDIYKLAEKFYPNDFSGQELHYLRSQLEHYKFDIIHHERFQNISTISELCRRLVENEKTQYYHLIDRSIRLVLTLPVSTATTERSFSSMKLLKTSLRNKMEEELLADSMIIYIEREFTAEIDTDSIIDEFYSMKNRRAQLQ